TAGTCAATACCTTCCATAAATCCCAAGTATCGCTTACTACAGATAGTATTCCCGTTGGATAAGTATTCATTAAATGCCTAAATGTACCTATTTCGTCATCTTTAGTTCCTGCACACATTACTGAGTGTTCCGTTGCGTTAACAGAACCTACCACAAAACCTTCTGCATTATAATATTTACGTAAACTACTAATCACTGGTAGTGTATCAGAACCTAAAAAAACAGCTCCATGTCCCATTCCAGAAGAAACCGCACTTTGTAAACCTCCCATTCCACGCATTGAAAAATCATGCCCTTGAAAATCAATAAATGCTAAGTTTTCTTTATCTGTTTTTAAAATCCAATTCTTAAATATTCTTTTATAACATAATGCTATTGATGCAGATGTCATAGGTTGCCATAACATGGTAGACAAAATAGTTTCTAAGAAATTAGTAATCCAATAGAATTTTTTATCTGTATTGACCACAGTTACCATTGGCACTCTTACTGGTATTTCTAATCCTTCTGGCAATGATTTAACTTTTATTGGCAAGTATTGTAAATCATGTAATTCTTCGTAGTGACTTACATCATATTCAGCACCTAAATACATGGATAACTCTTCTTTCAACTCATTACAAACTTGTGCCTTTGGTTTAGCGAAAAAATTATCTTGAAAATAATCATGTAACCATTGAAATACATATTGTTGTCCAAATGAAACCACCTTATCACAACCTTTTGGAGCATATTTGTTACTTCTTGGTGTCCAATTAGAATATACTTCTTCTGTTCCTTTTGGATATTGTTGATGGTGTCCAGTTTTATATCCA
This DNA window, taken from Winogradskyella sp. PC-19, encodes the following:
- a CDS encoding nicotinate phosphoribosyltransferase, which encodes MNGLLLTDGYKTGHHQQYPKGTEEVYSNWTPRSNKYAPKGCDKVVSFGQQYVFQWLHDYFQDNFFAKPKAQVCNELKEELSMYLGAEYDVSHYEELHDLQYLPIKVKSLPEGLEIPVRVPMVTVVNTDKKFYWITNFLETILSTMLWQPMTSASIALCYKRIFKNWILKTDKENLAFIDFQGHDFSMRGMGGLQSAVSSGMGHGAVFLGSDTLPVISSLRKYYNAEGFVVGSVNATEHSVMCAGTKDDEIGTFRHLMNTYPTGILSVVSDTWDLWKVLTKYLPELKEEVLSRDGKLVIRPDSGDPVDIICGETRKPGGKLPKDKGVIELLWDIFGGTVNNQGFKVLDTHIGAIYGDSITTERAENICQRLSDKGFASTNVVLGIGSFTYQFNTRDTFGFAMKATSVVVNGERREIFKDPITDDGIKKSAKGLVKVDKVNNEYVLVDQVTPEQENTGELLVIYEDGKFVNQVTLQEIRDRVNASI